The sequence AAGGTGTCACCAGTACAAATAAGACCGTGTACTGCGTGTGTGTCAGCCATTTTGTCTAGTGCAGATTGCGCAAGGTTGATCAGCTTTTCATCAGCTTTAAAGGCGGCAGGTTGTCCAGCCATTTGTCCAATTTCATAACCAAAAGCAGTTACATCGGCATCGTGATGACGAACTTCAGTCGATACAATAACATCACCAAGGTTAAGGGTTGAGTCAAAACCGCCCGCAGAGCCAGTGTTGATAATCACATCAGGTTGGTAATCACTGATCAGTAGTGTAGTGCCAATAGCAGCGGCAACTTTACCAATGCCAGATTGAAGTAAAACGACTTCAACACCATCAATGGTACCAGAGAAGAAAGTACAACCGCCTTTTTGCTGTTCGCTTAACTCTTGGATGGATTGTTTTAGGATGGCAACTTCTTGTTCCATCGCGCCGATAATACCGACTTTCATAAAAATCTCGCTCTGATCAATGTGGCTATATTAGATAGAGCGAGATTGTAGCATAGGAGTTTTATAGAAGTGAAAGCTAGATTAGACCAGCTTCTAATAACGCCACACGTAACGCATCAGCGCGTTTACGGTTCACCCCAAAGTCGGAGTGACCTTTGCGTGATTCTGAACGTACGATGAGCTTGTCACCACTAATACGAAGCTCTAAATCATCAACAAAACGGAACACTTTGCTGGTGTATTCAATGCGTAGGTAATTTTCTTGTCGGTCAGCGGTTTTTGCTCGGCCTAAGCTAAGTGCGACATTTTCTATTGCCTCTAAAGTGGCGCTAGGTTTTAGCACAAAAGGAGCCAAAGCGTATTTCTCTCTGCCATCTTGAGTTGAGACACAATTGGGTTTGTCAGCGCAGGGCTGAATACTTCTATCTGACATGGCGCTCTCTCCGTTGCTACATCCTACGACAAGGGTTGTTGCCATGAGTAATGCGAGTGGTTTAAACATGAGTCTATCAATCCGTTGTAAGTGTGAAATTGCTCAGCACAGTATCCTTAGTGCATGAAGCTTATATGTTGTGTTTAAATACAATAACTTAACGTTATTTTTACAAGTTAAGTTTAAAACAAACAAAGGTCAAGAGGCTTATGCAAACTACTTATAAAAAGCACAGGGGGGGATTTACAGCCCTGTTTTGCTTCAGTGTGGTTACTGTCTGGGCTGATTTCTCTGGATGAGAGATAAGAGTTATGGAGAGGAAAACTACTAGTTAACCAAAGCTCTATTCCAATTACAATTAGCTAATATGAATTTGGAGTAGGGGCGGAGGTTTGAATGAGCTCTACCCCAGTTTATTTGATGTACATTTTCCCAATGCTTGATGCACATTTAATTCATTGGTAATTACACGTATGCTCCATCTATTATTGTACATTTACTCCACTGGTTACTGCGCATTTACTCCACCATAAATTGCGCATTTACTCCGCTTTATGTATGATTATTCTTAGTTAGGTTTTAAGCAAGTGATATCAAAAGAATGATCAAGCGAACATTGGAAAATTACCTCTTAGAGGCGATGGAAGACACCCCTGTGGTCGCCATTTTAGGTGCAAGGCAAGTAGGAAAAAGTACGCTTGCTCAGAACCTCATTCCATCAGGGGCAAATCAACGTATCACTCTTGATGACAACACGACCTTACAACTGGCCAATGACGATCCTGTGGGTTTGATACGAAGTTTAAAGACCCCTGCTTTGATTGATGAAATCCAAAAGGCTCCTCATCTTACGTCAACCATAAAAATGGTTGTTGATGAAAATAGAGGCGAAGGGTGTTTGTATGTAATCACAGGTTCTGCTGATCTTAGGGCGGTTTCAAGCTCAAAGAGTCATAAGCATGGCAAGGGTGACTCAATGGCTGGGAGAGTTGAATGGGTGACCTTGCATCCTTTGACTCAAGCAGAAATTGCTGGCAAAGAATCAACCTTTATAGATGAGTTGGTCTCTGGTGAGTTTACAGAACCTAGCACCAATTTAGATTTGGAGGATGTGGTAAATAAAATTGTCGCGGGTGGTTATCCTGAACTGCAAAACAGAACGCCAAGGCGTCAAAGAGCGTGGCTCAAAGGGTACTTAAATTCGACCATTCGTTCAGATCTTGAGTCGGTGTACAATATTCGCAACTCAGATGAAGCATTGTTATTGCTTAAAAGTCTCGCGGTCAATATATCAGGGACTCTGGTAAAGAGTAACGTTCAAAAGAACCTAAGCATTGACCGTCGAACTACGGACACTTACCTATCGTCACTAACATCTTGTCATATTATCGACTTTTTACCTGCGTGGCATAAGAACGAGGGAAAAGCACTAATCACATCCCCCAAAATTAACTTCGTTGACACCGCTCTTGTGTGCAGCCTTCGCGGAATTAATGAAACAGATCTATTGAACGACAGAACGCTGTTAGGTGATATTTTTGAGGCATTTGTTGTTACTGAGTTTAGACGTTTGGCAAATTTGCACGAGCTTGACATCGACACTTATCACTATCGTGATGCTAAAGGTAGGGTAGAGGTTGATCTGATGGTAACCGTTAAAAATTTATCAATCGGCATAGAGATTAAGGCTGGTTCTACTTATCAATCGGATTGGCTCAAGCACCTTAGAAAACTTATTGACAACAAAGTTATTGACCGAGGTGTGGTGATATACACAGGTGATCATCAAGTCCATATCGATGAAAAAATTTGGCTTATACCTATTTCAAAGATGCTCACGTTTTAACTGTAACTTCGCTTTAATACCAATCGTACTAAATAACTGATCATTCTAGCTTGTTAAAATACTCGATAACGGCGTTAGAATTTTTGATTGTAGAATAACTACTTATCAAAAAATTCTGCCTTGTTCTCGAGCATTTTTCCTGCGCTAGCTCTGATCACTTACTTAGTGTGATTGGTATAATACAGGACTTTTATAAATAACACGAAGTACAAGATAGCAGTATTTACTCAGAGGCAGAAAAAAGGCCAGCGGTGTTAAGGCTGGCCAAAGATTGGAATCTTAAGATTTAATTATTATGAAAGCATTAGCGAGTTTGCTTTTGCTTCTAAGTTAGAGTTTTGCATTAGGTATTTGTCGATAGCGATTGCACACTCACGACCTTCATTGATACAACGAACTACCAAAGATTGGCCTGTACGCATATCACCTGCTGCAAATACACCTTTTTGGTTAGTTGCAAACCCTTCGGCTGCCACATTACCGCGTTCATCAAGTTTGATGTCCAGTTGAGCTAGCACGCCAGTTGGCTCTGGATGTAAAAAGCCCATTGCCAAGAAAGCGAGATCACAAGGAATCACACGCTCACTGCCAGCAACTTCTTCAAAACTAGGGCGTTCGCCAGGAGCGGCATCTTGCCAAACGATGTCAGCAATGCGTAGGCCTGTAACTTCACCTTTATCATTTGCGATAAATTCTTTGGTCAGAATGTTCCAGTGACGCTCACAACCTTCTTCGTGAGAAGTGGTTGTTTTCATGATCATTGGATACTGAGGCCAAGGCATATTTGCTGGGCGTTTCTCTGGTGGGATCGGCATGATCTCAACCTGAGTAATGCTAGCGGCTTTATGACGGTTAGAAGTACCCACACAGTCAGAACCTGTATCACCACCACCGATCACCACAACATGTTTACCTGCTGCGTGAATTTCTTCACCCTTTAGGTCCATATCGTTAGCACGGCGGTTGTTTTGACCTAGGAATTCCATGGCGAAGTGCACGCCTTTTAATTCACGACCAGGAATTGGCAGATCGCGAGGAACCGTAGAGCCACCGGTTAGCAAGACAACATCGAAGTCTTGACGCAGTTGTTGTGCGTTGATGTCGACACCAATGTGTGCATTTACTTCAAACTTAACGCCCGCTTCAGCCATTAGGTTGATCTTACGATCAATGATGTCCATGCCTAGCTTAAAGTCAGGGATACCAAAGCGCAGTAGACCACCCACTTTCTCGTCGCGTTCAAATACCGTTACGCAGTGACCAGCACTGTTTAACTGCTCTGCTGCTGATAAACCAGCAGGGCCACTACCGATAATGGCAACGCTTTTACCTGAACGAGAACGTGGTTTCTTAGGTTTGGCATAACCTTCTTTGTAGGCACGCTCAACAATGGTCTTCTCGATGTTACAGATGGTAATAGGATCTTGGTTGATACCTAGTACACAGGCTGTCTCACAAGGAGAAGGGCACACGCGCCCCGTAAATTCAGGGAAGTTGTTCGTAGAACTTAGAATGTTCCACGCTTCTTCCCAGCTGTCGCGATATACCGCGTCATTGAATTCAGGAATGATGTTACCAATAGGGCAACCGCTGTGGCAGAAAGGTACGCCACAGTCCATACAACGTGATGCCTGAGTATTGATTTTGTCACCAAACTCTTCGTTTAGCACAAATTCTTTGTTGTCTTCGATACGAACAGACGGGTCGCGTTTTTGTGGAAGCTCACGACCGTGCTCCAAAAATCCAGTAGGCTTACCCATGATTAAACTGCCTCCGCTTCGGTTTGTTGCTGCGCTGCTTTGTTCTTTTGCAGAACTGCTTTGTAGTCACGAGGCATTACTTTCGCCAATGACTGCAAGTTCACTTCAAAGTTGTCTAAGAAAGACTGAGCGACTTCACTTCCTGTGAATTGTACGTGTTTAGTTAGCATGTCTTGCAGTAGTGCTTTGTCTTCTGCTTCGATAGGGTCGATGTCAACCAGCTCGCTATTGAGTTTAGTTTCAAAGTCACCGTCTTTATCCCAAACATAAGCGATACCACCACTCATGCCTGCGGCAAAGTTACGACCGGTAGAGCCAAGGATAATCGCGATACCGCCAGTCATGTATTCACAACCGTGGTCACCGACACCTTCAACGACAACTTTCGCGCCAGAGTTACGTACACAGAAACGCTCGCCCGCTAGACCACGGATGAATGACTCACCAGAGGTTGCACCGTAGAAACATACGTTACCCACGACAATGTTGTCTTCAGGAACGATGTTTGAGTTTGCGTTCGGATAAAGCACTAGCGTACCGCCAGATAAGCCTTTACCCCAGTAATCGTTCGCGTCACCTTCAACTTCAAACTTAACGCCTTTAGCAAGGAAAGCACCGAATGATTGGCCTGCGCTACCATTGAACTTAACGCTCATTGGTTGTGGCAACCCTTGGTCTTTATACACTTTCGAAATTTCGTTAGACAACATTGTGCCTACGCTTCGGTCAGTGTTGATGATTGGGAATTCAGCCGTTACTGACTCGCCTTTTTCTAGTGCAGGAATCGCAGTTTGAATCAGTTTGCGGTCCAATACTTCTTCAAGGTTGTGGTTTTGTTCAATCTGGTTAAATACACCATCTTCAGCACGCGCAGGTTCAATGTGTAGAACAGGCGATAGATCGAGGTTTTTGTATTTCCAGTGGCCGATATCTTCACGAACTTTCAGTTTCTGTGATTGACCTACCATCTCTTGAATTGTACGGAAACCTAGCTCAGCCATGATTTCACGTAGACCTTCAGCCATGTATTGGAAGAAAGTCACAACATCATCTACGCGGCCATCAAAGCGCTCACGTAGCGTTTTGTTTTGTGTAGCGATACCAACAGGACAGGTGTTCTTATGACACTTACGCATCATGATACAACCCTCAACAACCAATGCTGCCGTTGCCACGCCCCATTCTTCTGCGCCCAATAGAGTAGCAACAGCAAGGTCACGAGGTGTTTTCATCTGACCATCAGACTGAACAACGATACGGTTACGTAGGCCGTTTTTCAGTAGTGTTTGGTGTGTTTCAGCTAGACCCAATTCCCAAGGTAAACCTGTGTGGCGAATTGAAGACATAGGTGAAGCACCTGTACCGCCATCAAAACCGGCAATTAGAACTACATCGGCTTTAGCTTTTGCAACACCCGAAGCGATAGTACCCACGCCTGCTTCCGATACCAGTTTCACGTTTACGCGACCGCTACGGTTGGCATTTTTCAAGTCGTAGATAAGCTGGGCTAAATCTTCGATTGAGTAAATATCGTGGTGTGGTGGTGGTGAAATTAGACCAACTCCTGGAGTGGAGTGACGAGTTGCACCGATCCAGTCATCAACTTTATCGCCCGGTAGCTGACCGCCTTCACCTGGTTTCGCACCTTGCGCCATCTTGATCTGAATTTCTTCAGAGTTGGTTAGGTAGTAAGAGGTTACACCGAAGCGTCCAGAAGCCACCTGTTTGATTGCTGAACGTTCCCAATCGCCGTTTTCTTTACGTTCGAAACGAGATGGGTCTTCGCCGCCTTCACCAGAGTTTGATTTAGCGCCAATACGGTTCATCGCAACAGCAAGTGTTGAGTGAGCTTCGTAAGAGATAGAACCAAACGACATTGCACCTGTAGCAAAGCGTTTTAGGATAGCTTCAATTGGCTCGACTTCTTCTAGCGGGATAGAACCGGCTGGGTTTTTAACAAAGTCCAACTGGCTACGCAGTGTTGCTGCATCATCACCTTGGCTATCAACTGCTTGGGTGTATTGCTTAAACTGGTCAAAGTCTTTGTTACGAGTTGACTGTTGTAGCAATGAAATTGTTTCAGGGTTAAACAAGTGTTTTTCACCACGTTGTTTCCACTGATAAACACCGCCAACATCAAGCAACTGAACTGGGATTTCACGTGTTGGGTAACCAATGCGGTGACGAACAATCACTTCTTTAGCGATGTCATCGATAGTCAAACCTTGAATACGAGAAACAGTACCGGTGAAGTATTTGTCTACTACTGATTTGCTCACACCAAGTGCTTCAAAGATTTGCGCGCCATGGTAAGACTGCAAGGTAGAGATACCCATCTTCGAGAAGATCTTCAATAAGCCGCCGTTAACGCCTTTACGGTAGTTCTCGAATAGGTCTTTAACGTGCGCTTCAGGGTCTAATTTCTTAGTACGCTGCAGATCCACCAGTGTTTCAATCACTAGGTATGGGTTAACTGCGTTAGCACCGTAACCAATTAGCGTTGCAAAGTGGTGCGTTTCGCGAGCATCACCGGTTTCTACCACGATGTCACATTTAGCACGTAGGCCTTTGCGAATTAGGTGGTGGTGAACCGCGCCTACTGCCAGCATAGCTGGAATAGCAGCATGGTTTGAGTTAACCGCACGGTCAGTGAGCAAGATAATAGAATAACCGTCGATGACAGCATCTTCTGCGTATTGGCAAATACGTTTTAGGGCGCGCTCTAGCTTGCCTTTATCTTCATTTGCTTGGAATACGATATCTAGCGTTTTTGATTGTAAGTGCTCGTTATCAATAGCACGTAGCTTCTCAAGTTCAGAGTTAGATAGAACCGGAGATTCTAGTTCTACTTTTTGACAGTGTTCAGGGGTCTCAGTCAGTAAGTTCTGATCTTTACCTAGGTAAGTGTTCAGAGACATAACCATACGCTCACGAATCGGATCGATTGGTGGGTTAGTTACTTGAGCAAACAGCTGTTTAAAGTAGTTTGAAAGGTGCTGTGACTGGTGCGACAAAATCGCTAGTGGCCAGTCAGCGCCCATAGCAGAAAGTGGCTCTTTGCCGTCTTTTGCCATTGGCACAATAATTTCGTTTACTTCTTCCGAGCTCACGCCAAACGATTGTTGCTTGTGTAGCAAACGCTCTGGAGAAGGTTGGTTGAATTCGTTTTCTGCGTCAGGCAGTTTTTTCAGGCTCAGTAGATTTTCTTCAACCCATGCTTCATATGGCTGAGCATTGGCAATTGAATCTTTGACTTCTTCATCTGAAATAATGCGACCTTGTTCTAGATCGGCAACAAAGATACGACCCGGTTGCAGACGACCACGGAACTCAACGTTTTCTGGTTCAATTTCAACTACGCCAGACTCAGATGCCATCACTAGGAAGTTATCTTTGGTCACTGTGTAGCGAGAAGGACGCAGGCCGTTACGGTCTAGCGTTGCACCTACTTGTACACCATCAGTAAAACATACTGATGCAGGGCCATCCCATGGTTCCATGATATTGGCGTGGT is a genomic window of Vibrio neonatus containing:
- the gltB gene encoding glutamate synthase large subunit → MLDKEQSAQGLYTPELEHDACGIGFVAHLKNRKSHRVVTQALDMLARMEHRGGQGCDPCSGDGAGILLQKPHEFLLEETVKLGVRLPSFEQYGVGVVLFPRDEHKRAQCRDILERNAQRLDLEVLGYRVLPTDNSMLGADPLSTEPQFEHVFITGGPSTTPEELERKLYVLRNYTVRVCLESVSNIGDDFYINSLSYKTLVYKGQLTTEQVPQYFLDLQNPTMVTALALVHSRFSTNTFPRWRLAQPFRYIAHNGEINTVRGNLNWMKAREAILESDLFSQAEIDMLLPICQEGSSDSSNFDMALELLVLSGRTLPHALMMLIPEAWQENKNMDPKRRAFYQYHANIMEPWDGPASVCFTDGVQVGATLDRNGLRPSRYTVTKDNFLVMASESGVVEIEPENVEFRGRLQPGRIFVADLEQGRIISDEEVKDSIANAQPYEAWVEENLLSLKKLPDAENEFNQPSPERLLHKQQSFGVSSEEVNEIIVPMAKDGKEPLSAMGADWPLAILSHQSQHLSNYFKQLFAQVTNPPIDPIRERMVMSLNTYLGKDQNLLTETPEHCQKVELESPVLSNSELEKLRAIDNEHLQSKTLDIVFQANEDKGKLERALKRICQYAEDAVIDGYSIILLTDRAVNSNHAAIPAMLAVGAVHHHLIRKGLRAKCDIVVETGDARETHHFATLIGYGANAVNPYLVIETLVDLQRTKKLDPEAHVKDLFENYRKGVNGGLLKIFSKMGISTLQSYHGAQIFEALGVSKSVVDKYFTGTVSRIQGLTIDDIAKEVIVRHRIGYPTREIPVQLLDVGGVYQWKQRGEKHLFNPETISLLQQSTRNKDFDQFKQYTQAVDSQGDDAATLRSQLDFVKNPAGSIPLEEVEPIEAILKRFATGAMSFGSISYEAHSTLAVAMNRIGAKSNSGEGGEDPSRFERKENGDWERSAIKQVASGRFGVTSYYLTNSEEIQIKMAQGAKPGEGGQLPGDKVDDWIGATRHSTPGVGLISPPPHHDIYSIEDLAQLIYDLKNANRSGRVNVKLVSEAGVGTIASGVAKAKADVVLIAGFDGGTGASPMSSIRHTGLPWELGLAETHQTLLKNGLRNRIVVQSDGQMKTPRDLAVATLLGAEEWGVATAALVVEGCIMMRKCHKNTCPVGIATQNKTLRERFDGRVDDVVTFFQYMAEGLREIMAELGFRTIQEMVGQSQKLKVREDIGHWKYKNLDLSPVLHIEPARAEDGVFNQIEQNHNLEEVLDRKLIQTAIPALEKGESVTAEFPIINTDRSVGTMLSNEISKVYKDQGLPQPMSVKFNGSAGQSFGAFLAKGVKFEVEGDANDYWGKGLSGGTLVLYPNANSNIVPEDNIVVGNVCFYGATSGESFIRGLAGERFCVRNSGAKVVVEGVGDHGCEYMTGGIAIILGSTGRNFAAGMSGGIAYVWDKDGDFETKLNSELVDIDPIEAEDKALLQDMLTKHVQFTGSEVAQSFLDNFEVNLQSLAKVMPRDYKAVLQKNKAAQQQTEAEAV
- a CDS encoding glutamate synthase subunit beta, whose protein sequence is MGKPTGFLEHGRELPQKRDPSVRIEDNKEFVLNEEFGDKINTQASRCMDCGVPFCHSGCPIGNIIPEFNDAVYRDSWEEAWNILSSTNNFPEFTGRVCPSPCETACVLGINQDPITICNIEKTIVERAYKEGYAKPKKPRSRSGKSVAIIGSGPAGLSAAEQLNSAGHCVTVFERDEKVGGLLRFGIPDFKLGMDIIDRKINLMAEAGVKFEVNAHIGVDINAQQLRQDFDVVLLTGGSTVPRDLPIPGRELKGVHFAMEFLGQNNRRANDMDLKGEEIHAAGKHVVVIGGGDTGSDCVGTSNRHKAASITQVEIMPIPPEKRPANMPWPQYPMIMKTTTSHEEGCERHWNILTKEFIANDKGEVTGLRIADIVWQDAAPGERPSFEEVAGSERVIPCDLAFLAMGFLHPEPTGVLAQLDIKLDERGNVAAEGFATNQKGVFAAGDMRTGQSLVVRCINEGRECAIAIDKYLMQNSNLEAKANSLMLS
- a CDS encoding DUF1499 domain-containing protein; this encodes MFKPLALLMATTLVVGCSNGESAMSDRSIQPCADKPNCVSTQDGREKYALAPFVLKPSATLEAIENVALSLGRAKTADRQENYLRIEYTSKVFRFVDDLELRISGDKLIVRSESRKGHSDFGVNRKRADALRVALLEAGLI
- the mtnN gene encoding 5'-methylthioadenosine/S-adenosylhomocysteine nucleosidase codes for the protein MKVGIIGAMEQEVAILKQSIQELSEQQKGGCTFFSGTIDGVEVVLLQSGIGKVAAAIGTTLLISDYQPDVIINTGSAGGFDSTLNLGDVIVSTEVRHHDADVTAFGYEIGQMAGQPAAFKADEKLINLAQSALDKMADTHAVHGLICTGDTFVCTAQAQQRIRTDFPSVIAVEMEASAIAQTCHQFAVPFVVVRAISDVADKESPMSFEEFLPLAAKSSSEMVLNMLALVKTA
- a CDS encoding ATP-binding protein; the protein is MENYLLEAMEDTPVVAILGARQVGKSTLAQNLIPSGANQRITLDDNTTLQLANDDPVGLIRSLKTPALIDEIQKAPHLTSTIKMVVDENRGEGCLYVITGSADLRAVSSSKSHKHGKGDSMAGRVEWVTLHPLTQAEIAGKESTFIDELVSGEFTEPSTNLDLEDVVNKIVAGGYPELQNRTPRRQRAWLKGYLNSTIRSDLESVYNIRNSDEALLLLKSLAVNISGTLVKSNVQKNLSIDRRTTDTYLSSLTSCHIIDFLPAWHKNEGKALITSPKINFVDTALVCSLRGINETDLLNDRTLLGDIFEAFVVTEFRRLANLHELDIDTYHYRDAKGRVEVDLMVTVKNLSIGIEIKAGSTYQSDWLKHLRKLIDNKVIDRGVVIYTGDHQVHIDEKIWLIPISKMLTF